The following coding sequences are from one Chitinimonas sp. BJYL2 window:
- a CDS encoding ABC transporter ATP-binding protein: MDKFVQLQDIGMRFDTRKGPFVALRNVNLDIREGEFVSIIGHSGCGKSTVLNLVAGLLQPTSGVLLCNNREIAGPGPDRGVVFQNHSLLPWLSCFDNIYLAVERVFGAKEGKAKLRERTQAAIEMVGLAHAASKMPHEVSGGMKQRVGIARALAIEPKVLLLDEPFGALDALTRAHLQDELVKIVERAGTTAIMVTHDVDEAVLLSDRIVMMTNGPAATIGEILSVDLPRPRERLALANDPGYHACRSAVLDFLYRREVRQAA; the protein is encoded by the coding sequence ATGGACAAATTCGTGCAACTGCAAGACATCGGCATGCGTTTCGATACCCGCAAAGGCCCGTTCGTGGCGCTGCGCAATGTGAACCTCGACATCCGCGAGGGTGAGTTCGTTTCCATCATCGGCCACTCGGGCTGCGGCAAATCCACCGTGCTCAATCTGGTGGCTGGCCTGCTGCAGCCAACCTCGGGCGTGCTGCTGTGTAACAACCGCGAGATCGCTGGCCCCGGCCCCGATCGTGGCGTGGTGTTCCAGAACCATTCGCTGCTGCCCTGGCTCAGCTGCTTCGACAACATCTACCTGGCCGTGGAGCGCGTGTTCGGTGCCAAGGAAGGCAAGGCCAAGCTGCGCGAACGCACCCAGGCCGCGATCGAGATGGTGGGTCTCGCCCACGCCGCCAGCAAGATGCCGCACGAGGTCTCGGGCGGCATGAAGCAGCGCGTCGGTATTGCGCGTGCACTGGCCATCGAGCCCAAGGTGCTGCTGCTGGACGAACCCTTTGGTGCACTGGATGCGCTGACGCGCGCGCACCTGCAGGATGAACTGGTCAAGATCGTCGAACGTGCCGGCACCACCGCCATCATGGTTACGCACGATGTGGACGAGGCTGTGCTGCTGTCCGACCGTATCGTGATGATGACCAACGGCCCCGCCGCCACCATCGGCGAAATCCTCAGCGTGGACCTGCCCCGCCCGCGTGAACGTCTGGCCCTGGCAAACGACCCGGGTTACCACGCTTGCCGCAGCGCGGTGCTCGATTTCCTTTACCGCCGCGAAGTCCGCCAAGCGGCCTGA
- the pepF gene encoding oligoendopeptidase F, translating into MSRALSALTACMLAVTTAYAANQPTPPAAAKSAETLNVATVWNLKDLYADDASWETERKAIAAELPALKAYKGTLGRDAAALLAALDFRSGIQKRLMRLYSYASMKSDEDTRVAENQARDQLATNLYNDYNEATAWIAPELNALGADKINGFLAAEPKLGVYRHTLMTTLRLAPHTLGQKEEAILAAANAPLQAASNIYGLLANADIPWPTITIEGKKVTLDQEGYVAYRDHRDPKVRKQVFDTFWKAFRVYERTFGATYTGHLQGTVFQAKARNHGSSLTAALSFDNTPESVYRTLVTETNAGLPTLHRYFKLRQKLLGLKDLRYSDIYVPLAKPPREYSLNEAAQLTLDGVKPLGEDYARELRAGFNGGWMHSLPQRGKRSGAYMNGSAYDVHPFVLMSYNGSYDSVSTLAHEWGHALHSVYSNRAQAYPNADYALFVAEIPSTTNEMLLADYMIANAKTRAEKIFAIGQQLETLRGTFFRQAMFAEFELLSHEAIERGDALTGDKLSAMYLDLLKRYHGHKEGVMKIEDAYGVEWAYIPHFYRDFYVFQYATSISAAAYFAEGIAKGDLAMRDRYFEMISAGGSADPYEIVKKAGLDMAKPDPYRAIIKRMDRLMDQMDAVLASK; encoded by the coding sequence ATGAGCCGAGCGCTATCCGCGCTGACCGCCTGCATGCTGGCGGTGACCACCGCCTACGCTGCCAATCAGCCCACACCGCCTGCTGCCGCCAAGTCTGCAGAAACCCTCAATGTCGCGACCGTCTGGAACCTCAAAGACTTGTATGCCGATGATGCAAGCTGGGAGACCGAGCGCAAGGCCATTGCCGCCGAGCTGCCTGCGCTGAAAGCCTACAAAGGCACGCTGGGCCGTGACGCCGCCGCCCTGCTCGCCGCGCTGGATTTCCGCTCCGGTATCCAGAAGCGCCTGATGCGCCTGTACAGCTACGCCAGCATGAAGTCGGACGAAGACACCCGCGTGGCCGAGAACCAGGCGCGCGATCAGCTCGCCACCAATCTGTACAACGATTACAACGAAGCCACCGCCTGGATCGCGCCCGAACTCAACGCGCTGGGGGCCGACAAGATCAATGGCTTTCTGGCTGCCGAACCCAAGCTGGGCGTTTACCGCCATACCCTGATGACCACGCTGCGTCTGGCACCGCATACGCTGGGCCAGAAGGAAGAGGCCATCCTGGCCGCGGCCAATGCCCCGCTGCAGGCCGCCAGCAATATCTACGGCCTGCTGGCCAATGCCGACATCCCCTGGCCCACGATCACCATCGAGGGCAAGAAGGTCACGCTGGATCAGGAAGGCTATGTGGCCTACCGCGATCACCGCGACCCCAAGGTGCGTAAGCAGGTATTCGATACCTTCTGGAAAGCCTTCCGGGTTTACGAGCGCACCTTCGGCGCCACCTACACCGGCCATCTGCAAGGCACGGTATTCCAGGCCAAGGCGCGCAACCATGGCAGCTCGCTGACCGCCGCGCTGTCCTTCGACAACACGCCCGAGTCGGTCTACCGCACCCTGGTCACCGAGACCAACGCCGGACTGCCCACGCTGCACCGCTACTTCAAGCTGCGCCAGAAGCTGCTGGGCCTCAAAGACCTGCGCTATTCGGACATCTACGTCCCGCTGGCCAAGCCGCCGCGCGAGTATTCGCTGAATGAAGCCGCCCAACTCACCCTCGATGGCGTGAAGCCGCTGGGTGAGGACTACGCCCGAGAGCTGCGCGCCGGCTTCAACGGTGGCTGGATGCACTCGCTGCCGCAGCGTGGCAAGCGCTCGGGTGCCTATATGAACGGCTCGGCCTACGATGTGCACCCGTTCGTACTGATGAGCTACAACGGCAGCTACGACAGCGTCTCCACGCTGGCCCACGAGTGGGGCCATGCGCTGCACAGCGTGTATTCGAACCGCGCACAGGCTTACCCGAACGCCGACTACGCCTTGTTCGTGGCCGAGATTCCCTCGACTACCAACGAAATGCTGCTGGCCGATTACATGATCGCCAACGCCAAGACGCGTGCCGAGAAAATCTTCGCCATCGGTCAGCAACTGGAAACCCTGCGCGGTACTTTCTTCCGCCAGGCCATGTTCGCCGAGTTCGAGTTGCTCTCGCACGAGGCCATCGAGCGTGGCGACGCCCTCACCGGCGACAAGCTCAGCGCGATGTACCTCGATCTGCTCAAGCGCTATCACGGCCACAAGGAAGGCGTGATGAAGATCGAAGATGCCTATGGCGTCGAGTGGGCTTACATCCCGCACTTCTACCGTGACTTCTACGTGTTCCAGTACGCCACCTCGATCAGCGCCGCGGCCTACTTTGCCGAAGGCATTGCCAAGGGCGATCTGGCAATGCGGGATCGTTACTTCGAGATGATTTCGGCAGGCGGCTCGGCCGATCCATACGAGATCGTCAAGAAGGCCGGCCTCGACATGGCCAAACCCGATCCTTACCGCGCCATCATCAAGCGCATGGATCGCCTGATGGACCAAATGGACGCCGTGCTCGCCAGCAAGTAA
- the nirD gene encoding nitrite reductase small subunit NirD, whose product MNAPVTAQHWFPLCQVDDIPRLGSRVVEREAGNIAVFRTATDTVFALLDRCPHKAGPLSQGIVHGETVTCPLHSWNIDLTSGEAKAPDVGCARRFPVKVEGGAVFLGLVD is encoded by the coding sequence ATGAACGCGCCCGTCACCGCTCAACACTGGTTCCCACTCTGCCAGGTCGACGATATCCCGCGCCTAGGCAGCCGCGTGGTTGAACGCGAAGCCGGCAATATCGCCGTGTTCCGCACCGCCACCGACACGGTCTTCGCTCTGCTGGACCGCTGCCCGCACAAGGCCGGGCCGTTATCGCAGGGGATCGTGCATGGCGAAACCGTTACCTGCCCGCTGCATAGCTGGAACATTGATCTGACTTCGGGCGAAGCGAAAGCACCCGATGTGGGCTGCGCCCGGCGCTTTCCGGTCAAGGTCGAAGGCGGGGCGGTGTTTTTGGGGCTGGTGGACTGA
- a CDS encoding CmpA/NrtA family ABC transporter substrate-binding protein, with amino-acid sequence MKDQNPAIASSGRRHFMMGVGAASATPILSMLSPAVRAAGNTKMGVPEKTEVKVGFIPLTDCASIVMAAVLGFDKKYGIKIIPSKEASWAGVRDKLVNGELDAAHVLYGLIYGVQLGVGGPKKDMNVLMTLNNNGQAITLSKQLLDKGVKDGASLAKLVKAEPREYTFAQTFPTGTHAMWLYYWLATQGIDPLKDVKTIVVPPPQMVANMRVGNMDGYCVGEPWNNRAVADGIGFTAATTQEIWTDHPEKVLGCTAEFTAKYPNTARALVMAVLDASRWIDVMANRQKVAETIADKSYVNCPVDIIDQRLEGKYVSGHGRNWNDPNYMKFFNDGKVTFPYLSDGMWFLTQHKRWGLLKTDPDYLAVAKAVNRIDIYSDAARALGVSVPKDPMRKSTLIDGTVWDGKNPAAYAAGFKIRGA; translated from the coding sequence ATGAAAGACCAGAATCCCGCCATCGCCTCCAGCGGTCGTCGCCACTTCATGATGGGCGTCGGTGCCGCAAGCGCCACGCCGATCTTGTCGATGCTCTCTCCTGCCGTGCGTGCGGCCGGCAATACCAAGATGGGCGTGCCCGAAAAAACCGAGGTCAAGGTCGGCTTCATTCCGCTGACCGATTGCGCCTCCATCGTGATGGCCGCGGTGCTGGGCTTCGACAAGAAGTACGGCATCAAGATCATCCCCAGCAAGGAGGCGAGCTGGGCCGGTGTGCGCGACAAGCTGGTCAATGGCGAGCTCGATGCCGCCCATGTGCTCTACGGCCTGATCTATGGCGTGCAACTCGGTGTTGGCGGCCCCAAAAAGGACATGAATGTCCTGATGACGCTGAACAATAATGGCCAGGCGATCACGCTATCAAAACAGCTGCTCGACAAAGGCGTGAAGGATGGTGCCAGCCTCGCCAAACTGGTGAAGGCCGAGCCGCGCGAATACACGTTTGCGCAGACCTTCCCCACCGGCACGCATGCGATGTGGCTCTACTACTGGCTGGCCACGCAGGGCATTGATCCGCTCAAGGACGTGAAAACCATCGTCGTGCCGCCGCCGCAGATGGTGGCGAACATGCGCGTGGGCAATATGGATGGCTACTGCGTGGGCGAGCCGTGGAACAACCGCGCGGTAGCCGACGGCATCGGCTTCACTGCCGCCACCACGCAGGAAATCTGGACCGACCATCCCGAAAAGGTACTGGGCTGCACGGCCGAATTCACCGCCAAGTATCCCAATACCGCCCGCGCGCTGGTAATGGCCGTACTCGATGCCTCGCGCTGGATCGACGTGATGGCCAACCGCCAGAAAGTGGCCGAAACCATCGCCGACAAGAGCTATGTGAACTGCCCGGTCGACATCATCGACCAGCGCCTCGAAGGTAAATACGTGAGCGGCCACGGCCGCAACTGGAACGACCCCAACTACATGAAGTTCTTCAACGACGGCAAGGTCACCTTCCCGTATCTGTCGGACGGCATGTGGTTCCTCACCCAACACAAACGCTGGGGACTGTTGAAGACCGACCCCGATTACCTGGCGGTGGCAAAGGCCGTGAACCGGATCGACATTTACAGCGATGCGGCGCGGGCACTCGGCGTCAGCGTCCCCAAGGACCCGATGCGCAAGAGCACGCTGATTGACGGCACGGTGTGGGATGGCAAGAACCCGGCGGCTTATGCGGCGGGGTTCAAGATTCGCGGGGCTTGA
- a CDS encoding type IV pili methyl-accepting chemotaxis transducer N-terminal domain-containing protein gives MRLLISLLLAGTLASPAFATITDADAINQAGRQRMLSQRMAKAFAQLGQNIEPYLAQKVLGSSMQVFEQQLRTLSSHAPTSEIQSRYTELASLWTRYRVLLGKASTPDTGKQVLQLSDQLLTVAHAATVAWQQHAGTGQAELVNLAGRQRMLSQRMAKLYMFRSWGMTTQRELGALKQAQDEFVAGLGRLESAELTTPRIRQELDLARQQWVFFEMALATEDSETNRRNVATTSERILETMNNITAMYEKLPATRP, from the coding sequence ATGCGCTTGTTGATAAGCCTGCTACTGGCGGGCACCCTCGCCAGCCCCGCCTTTGCCACCATCACCGATGCTGATGCTATCAACCAGGCCGGCCGCCAGCGCATGCTGAGTCAGCGCATGGCCAAGGCCTTTGCCCAGCTAGGCCAGAACATCGAGCCCTATCTTGCGCAGAAGGTGCTCGGCAGCTCCATGCAGGTGTTCGAACAGCAGCTACGCACCCTGAGCAGCCATGCGCCAACCAGCGAAATCCAGTCCCGCTATACCGAACTGGCCAGCCTGTGGACGCGCTACCGCGTGCTGCTGGGCAAGGCCAGCACACCCGATACCGGAAAGCAGGTACTCCAGCTGTCGGATCAGCTGCTCACCGTCGCCCACGCCGCCACCGTGGCCTGGCAGCAGCACGCGGGCACGGGCCAGGCCGAACTCGTCAACCTGGCCGGCCGCCAGCGCATGCTGAGCCAGCGTATGGCCAAGCTCTATATGTTCCGCAGCTGGGGGATGACCACGCAGCGTGAACTGGGCGCACTCAAGCAGGCGCAAGACGAATTCGTGGCCGGCCTGGGCCGGCTGGAAAGCGCCGAACTGACCACGCCACGCATCCGCCAGGAGCTTGATCTGGCACGCCAGCAATGGGTGTTCTTTGAAATGGCACTGGCCACCGAAGACAGTGAAACCAATCGGCGCAACGTGGCCACCACCAGTGAGCGCATTCTCGAAACCATGAACAACATCACGGCAATGTATGAAAAGCTACCCGCCACACGGCCCTGA
- a CDS encoding NarK/NasA family nitrate transporter — protein MAKTSFWRAGHTPTLLSAFLYFDLAFMVWVLLGPLAVHISRDLGLSPAQKGLMVATPLLAGALLRLVMGVLVDHLKPKMAGAIGQVIVIAALAVAWLAGVHSFSQVMVLAVFLGVAGASFAVALPLASRWYPPEHQGAAMGIAGAGNSGTAIAALFAPTLAGMFGWNTVFGLVLIPLVLVFTVYLAFAKDSPNCPPPKKLGEYLTVLKDKDAWWFMFFYSVTFGGFSGLASSLTVYFNDQYGLEPVQAGFYTAMCVFGGSLMRPIGGIVADRIGGIRSLTVMYTLAAVCLYGVSLNLSQAWMALGALVAGMLWLGMGNGAVFQLVPQRFRKEIGVMTGLVGMAGGIGGFCLATGLGYSKQMTGDYSLGLTIFAALALFAWVGLLSVKQRWRTTWGAAHIAGARV, from the coding sequence ATGGCAAAGACCTCTTTTTGGCGCGCAGGGCACACCCCGACACTGCTGTCGGCCTTCCTGTACTTCGATCTGGCCTTCATGGTCTGGGTACTACTGGGTCCGCTGGCCGTGCACATCTCGCGTGATCTGGGCCTGAGCCCGGCGCAAAAGGGTTTGATGGTCGCCACGCCACTGCTGGCAGGCGCGCTATTGCGCCTGGTGATGGGCGTGCTCGTCGACCATCTCAAGCCCAAGATGGCCGGGGCGATTGGTCAGGTCATCGTGATTGCCGCTTTGGCCGTGGCCTGGCTGGCCGGCGTACACAGCTTCTCGCAGGTGATGGTGCTAGCGGTCTTTCTGGGTGTGGCCGGTGCCTCGTTCGCCGTGGCGTTGCCGCTGGCTTCGCGCTGGTATCCGCCCGAACACCAAGGTGCCGCCATGGGCATTGCCGGTGCGGGTAACTCGGGCACCGCCATCGCCGCCCTGTTCGCCCCCACGCTGGCCGGGATGTTCGGCTGGAATACGGTATTCGGCCTGGTACTGATCCCGCTGGTGCTGGTGTTCACCGTCTACCTGGCCTTCGCCAAGGACAGCCCGAACTGCCCGCCGCCGAAGAAGCTGGGCGAGTACCTGACCGTGCTCAAGGACAAGGACGCCTGGTGGTTCATGTTCTTCTACAGCGTGACCTTCGGCGGCTTCTCGGGTCTGGCTTCGTCGCTGACCGTCTACTTCAACGACCAGTACGGCCTGGAGCCGGTGCAGGCCGGTTTCTACACCGCCATGTGCGTCTTCGGCGGCTCGCTGATGCGGCCCATCGGCGGCATCGTCGCCGACCGCATCGGCGGCATCCGCTCGCTGACCGTGATGTACACGCTGGCAGCCGTCTGCCTGTATGGGGTGTCGCTGAACCTGTCGCAAGCCTGGATGGCACTGGGCGCCCTGGTCGCCGGCATGCTCTGGCTGGGCATGGGCAACGGCGCGGTGTTCCAGCTGGTGCCGCAACGCTTCCGCAAGGAAATCGGCGTGATGACTGGTCTCGTCGGCATGGCCGGCGGCATAGGCGGCTTCTGTCTGGCCACGGGCCTGGGTTACTCCAAACAGATGACAGGCGACTACAGCCTCGGCCTGACGATCTTCGCTGCACTGGCGCTGTTTGCCTGGGTAGGTCTGCTGTCGGTGAAACAACGCTGGCGCACGACTTGGGGTGCCGCGCATATCGCTGGCGCACGGGTTTAA
- a CDS encoding bifunctional protein-serine/threonine kinase/phosphatase encodes MLQLAIGTATDTGPKPRNEDALVAIEPPAGQAASKGWLLALADGVSQSGDGKLAAQATVRGLAADYYATPDTWEPAHAIDRIITAQNLWLNSQSRGGEPAATTLTALVLRGRRFTLAHVGDCRLYRMQADRFEQLSEDHVWQHEGFQHVLKRAVGLDKHVVLDFRDGELLAGDVFALLCDGIWDSLGDVAIHRLLQLHDEPQRAADALVAAALAAQAGDNVSAVVVRVLQVPESELIDELADASKLAIPPRLKPGQQLGGFTIEKLLAETRASLVYQAVDARQQRVVIKTLTELAGQDAELIQGLLLETWLLQRVGSHYLPEVVETGGRNWLMLAMRWYPGETLADKLTRGERISAIEAVRLGLRLSRALGSLHRLDIVHRDIKPENLHIDLEGRVRLLDLGVAYCPGITPEHDATPGTPSYLAPELFDGQRANAQTDLYALGVTLYHALTRRYPYGEIEPFQTPAFGDPVPPTRYRPDIPPWFESVLLKAVARDPSARFETAEELRVALELGEARPLNVARRSPLAKRSPGRVWMAVALGSIGLNLLLLFVLLVSGVPVATQTSGVPSSLPREVKEPVSLLPRAGEGPGMRAVPTPDARSNALTPTPLSRAGEGLKARS; translated from the coding sequence ATGCTCCAGCTCGCCATCGGCACCGCCACCGATACCGGACCCAAGCCGCGCAATGAAGATGCGCTGGTGGCCATCGAGCCGCCGGCGGGTCAGGCTGCGAGCAAGGGCTGGCTGCTGGCGCTGGCCGACGGCGTAAGCCAGTCGGGCGACGGCAAGCTGGCGGCGCAGGCCACGGTGCGCGGCTTGGCGGCGGATTACTACGCCACGCCCGATACCTGGGAGCCGGCGCATGCCATCGACCGCATCATCACCGCGCAGAACCTGTGGCTGAACAGCCAGTCGCGCGGTGGTGAGCCGGCGGCAACCACGTTGACCGCACTGGTGCTGCGCGGCCGCCGCTTTACCCTGGCCCATGTGGGCGACTGTCGGCTCTACCGCATGCAGGCCGACCGCTTCGAACAATTGTCCGAGGACCATGTGTGGCAGCACGAAGGCTTTCAGCATGTGCTCAAGCGCGCCGTGGGCCTCGACAAGCATGTGGTGCTCGATTTCCGTGATGGCGAATTGCTGGCTGGCGATGTGTTCGCCCTGCTCTGCGATGGCATCTGGGACAGCCTTGGCGATGTAGCCATCCACCGCCTGCTGCAACTGCACGACGAACCGCAGCGCGCCGCCGATGCGCTGGTGGCTGCGGCCCTGGCCGCGCAGGCTGGCGACAATGTCTCGGCCGTGGTCGTACGCGTGCTGCAAGTGCCCGAGAGCGAGTTGATCGACGAGCTGGCCGATGCAAGCAAGCTGGCAATTCCGCCGCGACTCAAGCCGGGCCAGCAGCTGGGCGGCTTCACCATTGAGAAGCTGCTGGCCGAAACCCGTGCCAGCCTGGTCTACCAGGCCGTCGATGCCCGCCAACAGCGCGTGGTCATCAAGACCCTGACCGAGCTGGCCGGCCAGGATGCCGAACTGATCCAGGGCTTGTTGCTGGAAACCTGGCTGCTGCAACGCGTGGGCAGCCACTACCTGCCCGAAGTGGTGGAAACCGGCGGGCGCAACTGGCTGATGCTGGCCATGCGCTGGTATCCGGGCGAAACCCTGGCCGACAAACTAACCCGTGGCGAGCGCATCAGCGCCATCGAAGCCGTCCGCCTAGGCCTGCGACTGAGCCGCGCGCTGGGCAGCCTGCATAGGCTCGATATCGTCCACCGCGACATCAAGCCTGAGAACCTGCATATCGATCTTGAGGGCCGCGTGCGCCTGCTGGATCTGGGCGTGGCCTACTGCCCCGGCATCACCCCCGAGCACGACGCCACGCCGGGCACACCGAGCTACCTGGCCCCGGAGTTGTTCGACGGCCAGCGCGCCAATGCGCAGACCGATCTGTATGCCCTGGGCGTAACGCTCTACCACGCGCTGACACGCCGCTACCCCTACGGCGAGATCGAGCCGTTCCAGACCCCCGCGTTTGGCGACCCGGTGCCGCCCACGCGCTACCGCCCCGATATTCCGCCCTGGTTCGAGAGCGTGCTGCTCAAGGCCGTGGCGCGTGACCCGTCTGCCCGTTTCGAAACCGCCGAGGAACTGCGCGTGGCGCTGGAACTGGGCGAAGCGCGGCCGCTCAACGTGGCCCGCCGCAGCCCGCTGGCCAAACGCTCGCCGGGACGGGTGTGGATGGCGGTGGCGCTGGGGTCGATTGGTCTGAATTTGCTGTTGTTGTTTGTGTTGTTGGTGAGTGGGGTGCCTGTGGCGACACAGACCAGCGGCGTCCCCTCATCACTTCCGCGTGAGGTGAAGGAGCCTGTCTCCCTTCTCCCGCGCGCGGGAGAAGGGCCGGGAATGAGGGCTGTGCCCACGCCCGATGCCCGTTCAAACGCCCTCACCCCAACCCCTCTCTCGCGCGCGGGAGAGGGGCTCAAAGCCAGGAGCTGA
- the ntrB gene encoding nitrate ABC transporter permease: protein MQTAAMNAALPEAPAAAASPKRHRPTPAPPELEVVQPGAARNLWLQQAGRWLAFEAFPPVLGLALFVLLWQAVSLYSPGLPGPAKTWASAVELFAHPFYDNGPNDQGIGWNILHSLARVGMGFGMAALIGIPAGFIIGRFEFISKMLAPIISLLRPVSPLAWLPIGLMVFKAAGPASIWVIFISSIWPMILNTAAGVSQVPKDYLNVARVLNLPESKVFTKILFPAVLPSMITGIRLAIGVAWLVIVAAEMLTGGVGLGFWVWDEWNNLNVEHILIAIFVVGIVGLLLEQALVLLAKRFQY from the coding sequence ATGCAAACCGCCGCAATGAATGCCGCACTGCCCGAAGCACCCGCAGCGGCCGCTTCACCCAAACGTCACCGCCCCACCCCCGCACCGCCCGAGCTCGAAGTCGTGCAGCCCGGCGCGGCGCGTAATCTCTGGCTACAGCAAGCTGGCCGCTGGCTGGCCTTTGAAGCCTTCCCGCCCGTCCTCGGCCTCGCGCTGTTCGTGCTGCTGTGGCAGGCCGTCTCGCTGTACAGTCCCGGCCTGCCCGGCCCAGCCAAGACCTGGGCTTCGGCTGTCGAGCTGTTTGCCCATCCGTTCTATGACAACGGCCCCAACGACCAGGGCATAGGCTGGAACATCCTCCATTCGCTGGCCCGCGTGGGCATGGGCTTCGGCATGGCGGCACTGATCGGGATTCCGGCCGGCTTCATCATTGGCCGCTTCGAGTTCATCAGCAAGATGCTCGCGCCCATCATCAGCCTGCTGCGGCCGGTCAGCCCGCTGGCCTGGCTGCCGATCGGCCTGATGGTGTTCAAGGCCGCCGGGCCGGCCTCGATCTGGGTGATCTTCATCTCCAGTATCTGGCCGATGATCCTCAACACAGCCGCCGGCGTATCGCAGGTACCCAAGGACTATCTGAACGTGGCGCGCGTACTGAACCTGCCCGAATCGAAAGTCTTCACCAAGATCCTGTTTCCGGCCGTGCTGCCGAGCATGATCACCGGCATCCGCCTTGCCATCGGCGTGGCCTGGCTGGTGATTGTGGCGGCCGAGATGCTGACCGGTGGCGTGGGCCTTGGCTTCTGGGTCTGGGATGAGTGGAACAACCTCAATGTCGAACACATCCTGATTGCGATCTTTGTGGTCGGCATAGTCGGTCTGCTGCTCGAACAGGCGCTGGTGCTGCTGGCCAAGCGCTTCCAGTACTGA
- a CDS encoding ANTAR domain-containing response regulator yields MLRILLVNDTEKPIAELREALLQLGYEVMDSVATPQALLKAVETQCPNVVIIDTESPTRDTLEQLAVMNSEAPRPVVMFSQDGDQQLIRSAVRAGVTAYVVDGMSTARLAPVIEVALARFDEERALRTRLAEAEQKLDERKLIERAKGLIMKHKQLGEDDAYNLLRKTAMARGQRLSDVAKQFIAAAELLG; encoded by the coding sequence ATGCTCCGCATTTTGCTCGTCAACGACACCGAAAAGCCCATCGCTGAACTGCGCGAGGCCTTGCTGCAGCTGGGTTACGAGGTCATGGACAGCGTGGCTACGCCACAGGCGCTGCTGAAGGCCGTGGAAACGCAATGCCCCAATGTGGTGATCATCGATACCGAGTCCCCCACGCGCGATACGCTGGAACAGCTGGCGGTGATGAACAGCGAAGCGCCCCGTCCTGTGGTGATGTTCAGCCAGGATGGCGATCAGCAACTGATCCGCTCGGCCGTGCGCGCCGGCGTTACCGCCTACGTAGTGGATGGCATGAGCACAGCCCGACTGGCACCGGTCATCGAGGTGGCGCTGGCCCGTTTTGACGAAGAGCGCGCGCTGCGCACCCGCCTCGCCGAGGCCGAACAGAAGCTCGATGAGCGCAAGCTCATCGAACGCGCCAAGGGCTTGATCATGAAGCACAAACAGCTGGGCGAGGACGATGCCTACAACCTGCTTCGCAAGACCGCGATGGCGCGCGGGCAACGCCTGAGCGACGTTGCCAAGCAGTTCATTGCGGCGGCCGAACTGCTGGGCTGA